The DNA region GGGACGAGGGCGCACCCCGGTAGGCCGGCCGAGCGTCGGTGTTCCTCCGCGCGGGGTAGCCGGCCGCCGTGCCCCTCGGCGGCCGAGGGAGTGGTTCGGGTACTGATCGCAGTCGGTGCGGGGTGTCCCCGCCCCCGCCGGCCCGGCTCGACGCCCACACACCTGGAGGCCCTCATGGCCCGTACGACCACCCTCGCCCTGACCGCACTCGCCACCATCGGGGTCCTGGTCGGGGGCACCGCGATCGCCACCGCCGACGACCGGGGGGCCGTCAGGCCGAAGGAGAAGCCGCCGGTCATCGTCCCCGGCAACCAGGCCGCCGCCAACGCCTCGCTCCTGGCCGCGCACACCCAGGTGACCGGCGAATCCGTCACCCTGCGGCCCGGCGAGAACCTGCCGGCCGTCGTGCTCTGTCCGTCCGGCCAGGTGCCCACCGGCGGCGGTGCCACGACCAGCGCCTTCCGGATCTTCCTCACCGACTCCTACCCGAGCGGCAGCGCCTGGATCGTGCGCGGCACCAACACCAACAACGTGGACGAGTCCATCAGGGCCTACGTCATCTGCACCGCTCCCTGATCCGGGGGCCGGCCCCCCGCAACTCCCCGACGGGGTCACGGGCGTGGGCTCCCTCCGCGGAACCCTCGCCCCCGGACGCCCGCCGGGACCGGAGACCTCTCGCGCGCCGTACGACCGGGACACCGGCCGTACGGCGCGCGGTTCGTGCGATCCGGCCGCCACCACCGTTCAGCCGACCTCGCGGTCGAGGGTGGTGGCGCGCTCCCGCTCGCGGGGGGCGGCGATCTCGCGGACCGCGTCGGCGACGGCACGGAAGTCCCTGCGCAGGATCTTGGAGTGGTTGCTCGGGACCTTCGCGGCGATCCGGATGTTCGGGTTGCGGTCGAGGACCGGGTCGAGGTTGGCGCGGATCCGCTCCATCAGCTCCGGGTCGCCGCCGAGGTTGCCGCCGCTGGCGAGCACGTACCGGACCGGCACCGTCAGGCGGTCGAGGACCGGGTAGAGGACGGCGGGAGCGCAGAGCTCGTTGGCCTCGATGTTGATCTCGGCGTGCTGTGCGGCGCTCATGCGCGCGGCCAGGCCGAGCGGGCGGGCGATCGGGAAGAGGGGGCTCATCCGGCGGAACAGCTTGCGGATCTGCTCGCGGGCCGCGTCGTCGAGCCACTCGTGCGGCAGCGCGCCGTCCACGGACACCGCGCCCACGGCGCGGTCGGGATTGCGGGACGCCCAGTGCACGGCGAGCATCGCGCCGTAGGACCAGCCCACCAGGATCGGCCGGTCCACGCCGCGCGCTTCGAGGACGGCGTCGATGTCGCGCAGGCACGCTTCGAACGAGTAGTCCGCCGAGCGGTCCGAGCGGCCGCGGGCGCGCTCGTCGAAGGTGATGTGGCGGAAGCCGCCGCCGAGGTCGGCGGTGACGCGCTTCCAGTGCGCCTGGTCGGCGTAGGAACCGTTGAGGTAGACGACGGGGCGGCCGGGGCCGCCGGTGTCGGTCACGGCGAGGGCGGTGTCGTCGGTCGGGACGGTGCCGGTCCAGGGGGTCTGCTCGGCGCTCACGGCTGGTGTTCCTCCGGTGTCAGGGGTGGTTCGGGGATCGGCGGGGGATGCCCTCGCCGAGGTGCTGCCGCGCACCTCGCGGGTCTCGTCGGCCCCTGCGGACCGCGGGGTTCAGAGGCTGCGGGCGGTGATGTCGCCGTGGGCGGTGGTGGCGTGGATGGTGAGGGTGGTGGTGCCGTGGTTGGTGAGGGCGTTGTCGATGCGGCCGTGGGTGGTGCCGGCGTCGAGGGAGGCGGAGACGCCGCGGGCGGCGCCGATGGTGACGTCGCCGGATTCGGTGTGCAGGGTGACGGTGCCGTGGGTGGCCTCGGTGATGTGCAGGTCGCCCTTCCGGGTGCTGATCTCGGCGGGGCCGCCGAGGCGGCCGACGGTGATGTCGCCGGCCTGGAGGGTGAGGCGGGCGGCGGCGGTCTCGTCGAGCTTCACCGTGCCGTGGGCGCCTTCGTAGCCGACGTCGCCGAGGCGGCCGACGCCGCGCAGTTCGGCGCTGGCGGTCTTCGCCTCGACGCGGGAGCCGGCGGGCAGCCGGACGGTGACCTCGACGGCTCCGGAGGGCCCGAAGAGCTGGTTCTTCGCGGGTGCGGTCTCGATCCGCAGGACGCCGTCGCGGTAGTCGACGGTGGTCTGCTCGGCGGCCTTGAGGTCGCGGCTCTTCGAGGCGTCCGCGGGCAGGACCTCGACGGTGGTGTCGGTGCGGTCGGCGGCGATGAGGCGGATCCGGCCGGCGGGGATGTCCAGGACGGTGGCGATCGGGGCGGTGGTGGCGAAGTTCCGCATGTGGTGTGTGCTCCTGCGAGTCGTTGTCGTCGGCGTTTCCGACAACGGAAAAGCTACGTTGCTTTCCGAATCACAGCAACACTCCCATTGCGTCAAAACCACATAACTGCAGCTCACAGCAGCAATATCGTTGCGGAGGATTGAAATAAAATGCAACGACCGACCCTCGACTCGTTGCAATGAAATGACAGTGAACGCTATGGGGGCTCCCGGGGACACCCAGCGGAAGCCCTCGGCCCCCGCCGCTTCCGTGGCGGTGGACCCCGTCGGAATACCGGCGGTCAGTACCCGAGGCGACCACCGGTGAAGCCGGTCGCCGCCTCGGCGAGGAGCGGCGCCAGATCCGGGTAGTACCCGCGGTCGACGGCTTGGAGCATTTCCGCGAGGGCGATGAGTTGCCCGACACGACCCGCGGGGGAGCCGAGTACGTCGGAGAACTCCGCACGGACCCGGTCCGCGACTGCGGGCACCAGGAGGCTGCTCACCCACAGTACGGCGGGGTCGTAGCCGACGGGCACGAGTCCCCAGCGTTCCCAGTCCAGGATCGAGAGCGGCCCGGCGGTCAGGTTGGCCCACTGCAGATCCCCGTGGCCGGTGGTCCGCTCCACCCTTTCGGGGGCCGGGATACCGAGGTACTTCGGGAAGACCTCCTCGATCCATGTCGGCCGCGGGGTCACCTTCACTCCGGGGGCCGTGGCGATGCCGGCCAGCGCGGCCTTCAGGCCGTGCCACCAGTCGTCTCCCAGGCCGGGGTCCTCTCGGAGCTCCGGCGTCGAGGACACCGCGGGACCGGTGAGGTCGAAGACATCGGCCTGGTAGAACCGGTCGTGTTCGGTCCAGTCCATCGTGTCGTGCAACCGTGGGCGCGGGACGGAGTCCGGGATGCACTGCTCGGCCCCGAGAGGACCTTGACCCGTCGGCCGGGGGGCGAAACGGCGTCGGCCGTCGGAGACGCGCAGCCACAGCTGCCCTGCGCGGCGGCCGACGGTCGACCCGGAGGTGCCGAAGACGGACGGCCCACTACAAGCGAGCCCGAGGAAGGCTGCAGCCTTGGCGTGCGCGCCTTCCAAACGGCGACGGGCCGTGTCATCCGGCTGAAAGGACATCGAGCACCTTCCTGAGTCGGTCTCTTGGGATCGGACGGGCGAGAGCCGTCGCGGCAGCGTCCCAGTGCGCGCGGCTGCTGATCGAAGCGAGGACGACGTCCAACCCCGGGCAGGCCCCGACCAGATGGAACGCAGCCGCGTGCGGGTCCGATCCCGGCTGGATGAGATTCACCAGTTCGGGGGTCATCAGCGCAGGGAGTTCGCCCCCGTGGAGGGGTGCGGAGGCGAAGCTGGTGATTCCGGCCTCGCGTGCGTCACTGAGGGGCCCGGTTCCGGCGAGGGCCTGCGTGACGGGCTCGGCCATCACGAGGCTCACCGGCATCTGCACCCCGCCGAGATGGTGATTCCGGGACCCGGCCGCGACGCACGCCAGGCCGACCAGCTCGGCGACCGTGAACGCCTGGGACGTGAAACCGGACCAGGTGGCGACGCCGTAGCCGCCGATACGTCCTGCGTGAGCGAACTCCTCCAGCACGGCGAATGCGGCGAGCAGGTTCCGGTGCAGCTGCCGGCGGCCGTGGTCGGAACGCTCGGGGTTGTGGACGAACACCAGGTCAGCCCGGCCCAGGACTGCCAGGGACTGTTCGGTCTGGGAGCGGACGAACTCCGCGGCGATGCTGTGGTGCCCCCGCGGGTCGAAGCCGGTCTTCGTCGACACGCGGACGCCCGGGTACTCCGCCAGCACGGCGGCGAGGTCGCGATGGGCATGGCCGTGCGCGTAGTTGGGGGCGGTGTCGAGCAAGGATGCTCCGGCCGAGAGGGCGGTGCGCGCCGCCGCCCCGACGGCGCGCACCCGATAGGTCCCCAGGCCGAGGACGGCGTTCACGATTTCGCCCCGACCACGCAAGCGGCCTGGCCCTTGATGAGAACGGTCAGAACGTCTGCCACGTCGTCGACCTCCAGGCCGGCCGCAGAGGCGAGGTCCCCGATGGTCACGGGTTCTCCCCTCAGGAGGAGGCGGAGCACCGGGGTCGCCCGCTGCGCGAACTCCCACTCGGTACCGGCCGCCGCCAGGGTGACGGTACCTGCCGTGGTGCCGGCCGTGAGCTTGGCACGGGCCGCCGTGATCCGTACGGTGACTTCCGGAGACGGTGGGAGGTCCGCCACGTACGGCAGCGAGGGGGCCGGGCGTCCGAAGTGTGTGGTGTCGATGGAGTCCGCCCACCGGTCGATCAGCTCGGTGTCCGACAACGCGGTGCTCATCGCGGTCCGCAAGGCGTCCAGATACGCGGCCTTCGCGGCCGGATCCGCATGGCGGGGGACGTCCAGCCGTACGACGTCGTCCGCGTGCATCTGGTCGGCCAGCCAGCTGATGATGCCGGCCCCGGTATGGGTGACGAGGCCGAAGGTGAGGTGCAGGGATTCCGTGCCCTGGTCGGCGGTGACGGTGTGCCACCATCCACGGGGAAGGTAGAGGACGTCCCCGGGGCCGAGGACGATGTCCGCAATCGGTTCGCCGCCGGGTTCCTTCGGTGACTCGACGTCGCGGTAGGTGGGTGCCGTCCGCGTCGGTTCCCACAGCCGCCAGCGCTTCGCGCCCTGCTGCTGGACCACGACTACGTCATGGTCGTCCCAATGCCGACCGAAGCCCTCTCGCTCCGTCCAGGAGGCGTACGCGTTGGCCTGTACGGGTGTGCCGAAGAAGCGTTCCAGAGCCTCGGCGGCCGCCCGGACCGGCGGGTGGATCTCGTCGACCGCATCCACCACCAGCGAAGCGCCCTCGGCGAGCCTGGCGTGAAGCTCGGCAGGATGAACCCGGTTCCAGGTCACCCCGCGACGGTTGGTGACAGGAGCCGAGTACCTTCCGGACGGAACGGTCTCCCCGTCCTGCGACAACCGCAGTCGGGGCGCCTCCATCCGGTACGTGGCGACGATGGAGTTCAGGTCGTCCCAGGAGAGGAGGGAGCCGGGGTCGGCTCCCTCCGCCGGGAAGACAGCGTAGGAGCGGTGGAGCACCTGGGTGAGGAAGGTCCCCCCACCCAGGCGCACCGCCCACGAAGCGGCATGGTGCATCGTGGGCATCCGGCTCAGGTGTCGTTCTGGTCGGACTTGCCGCCCGTGTTGTCCGACGGCAGGTCGACGCGGGACCGCGCGGCCCGGATGTTCCGGACGGCGACCAGGAGGCCGTCCTCCTCGTTCTCCTGAGCAGCAGGCGTGGAACTCTGCATACCGGTGTCTTCCTTTCGTTCCGTCCGTGCTCGCCGGTCTGTCCGGCGACCCCCAGGAAATCGCTGCGAACAGCTGCTGAACAGAGCAGAATTGATGCACCGATGATGCATTCGTGAGGCAACCGGGCGGCTGACCTGCCAACGTCTGCCACCGGAGGATTCCAGCAGGCTCAAGGGGCGAGTGTTGGCGGCACGGCGAGAACGACTCATCGCGTTGCGTGTGAGCGCGGGGTACACCCAGGAGACCTTGGCAGCCGCGATGGACGTCGACCGGACGACCGTGGGCAGGTGGGAACGCGGGGCCTGGCTCCCCCGCCCGTGGCAGATGCCGAAGCTCGCCGCGTTGCTGAACATCGGTGCCGCCGAACTCGCCGGTCTGCTCGGTCCCCTCGAACCGACCCGCCGGGCCGGTGGATCGGGGACGGCGGGAGCAGTGACATCACCCGGCGACATCACCGAGCAGGACCGGCTGCGGGCCTCGAACGAGCCCGGTCTCGACGGCATCGTGCCCCCGACCGGAGCCGGGGGCACAACCATGGCGCTCATGGACGGCGGTGTCCGGGTCGGCTGCCGGACCGAGGACGGGAGGATCATCTTCGTGAGCATTCCGCGCCGCGCCACGCTCCGTGGCACCACCGCCGCCGGTACCGCACTCTTCTCAGGCCCCTCGGCCCCCGGGGCCCGGGCTCTTCCGCCCGCCCTCTCCACGGACATGCACCCGGTCGAGAGCCTGCGGTCGCTCCGCAGATCGCTGGTCGAGTGCGACAACGTACTCGGACCACGCGAAGTCGTCGCAACGGCTCAGGAGCATGTCCGGCTCATCCAGCAACTCCGTCGCGAGGCTTCCGGCCAGGACCGGAAGAGCCTTCTTCACGTGCAGGCCGAGTACGCCGAGTTCTGCAGCTGGCTGTACCAAGACAGCGGCGACCATCGCGCTGCCCAGTACTGGACGGACCGCGCCGCCGACTGGGCGAACGCCTGCGGCGACCTGGAGCTCGCCGCCTACATCATGGCCAGGAAGGCCCAGCTCGCCGGCGACATGCGGGACTCGGTCGAAGCCATCGACCTCGCGGCCTCCGCCCAACGCCTGGCACGGCCCGGAAGCCGTCTGAGTGCCATGGGAGCTGTCTACGGCGCCCACGGCCACGCCCTGCTCGGCGACGAGCTGACAGCCCAGCGCACCTTCGACCAGGCGCTGGAACTGCTCGCCCGGCCGCCCGAGGCACCGATCGGCCGGGGCAGATGGCTGAACGAGGCGTACATCGAGGCCCAACGCGCCCGCTCGCTGTCACTGCTCGGCCGTCACCACGAGGCGGTGGCGGGCTTCGATCGGGCGATCCGGTCCCTGCCCGCCAACTACCGTCGCGACCGCGGTGTCTACCTCGCCCGCTCGGCTGCCTCTCAGCTGGCCACCCAGGGGCCGGAGCAGGCCGCCACAACCGCCCATGCGGCACTGTCCATCGCCGCCGGTACCGGCTCGGCCCGGATCTTCACCGAACTGGCCTGCCTTGATTCCAAGTTGCCGAAATGGCAGGCCGTTCCCGAGGTCGCCCGGTTCCGGCAAGCACTCGACAGCTACCTGTTCCATGAAGTGTGATCACCATTTGTCGCTCCTGCCCGCCGAAAGAACGGACCGCCGATGCCACGCCCCTTCGTCCTGCTGAGCGTCGCCACCTCCATCGACGGCCACATCGACGACACCTCACCCGAGCGCCTCCTGCTCTCGAACGCCGAGGACTTCGACCGCGTCGATCAGGTCCGCGCCGAATCCGATGCCATCCTCATCGGCGGCAACACTCTGCGCAGCGACAACCCCCGTCTACTCGTGAACAGCGAGGAACGACGCGCCGCCCGCGTCGCGGCCGGCAAGCCCGAGTTCCCCCTCAAGGTCACCGTCTCCGCCAGCGGCGACCTCAGCCGCGACCTCAAGTTCTGGCACTTCGGTGACAAAAAGGTCGTCTACACCACCGATGCCGCCGCACCGAAGCTCCGCGAAACGCTCGCCGGCCTGGCCGACGTCGTCAGCACTGGTGCCACGATCGACTTCGGAGCGCTTCTCGACGACCTCGCCACCCGTGGTGTCGAACGGCTCATGGTCGAAGGCGGCGGGCAGATCCACACTCAGTTCCTCGCCCAGGGGCTGGCCGACGAGATCCACCTCGCCATTGCTCCGCTGGTGGTCGGTGACGCCTCCGCACCGCGTTTCCTCCACCCGGCCGACTACCCCGGCGGCAGCACCCACCGGATGCGGCTGATCGACGTCCAGCAGCTCGGCGACGTCGTCGTGCTCCGCTACGCGCCCGGGCAGGCGTCCGCCTGAAGACCTCCGCGCGCCACCGTCGGTCGACGGTGGCGCGCGGGGCAAGCGAGCGGAACGGCCGCACCGTTCACGTCGCGGCGGCACGATGCAGCGCTGGATCGCCGACTCGTTGCCATGAACGACCTCCAACAGGCCTTCTGCCGCCGAAGGGTCGCGGCCGAGCCAGGCCATCATGTACGCACACGGTCCGCCACCCCGTCTGGATGCCGTCCAGCCGGCCGGTGCCTTCCCGGAGGCACCGGCCGTCCACATCTCCCCAACATTCCCTGGAACCACTCCCCCGCTGCGGACACCAGATCTGCGTGGAGTCCTCCTTGTCCAGTAAGCAGGCGCAGCCCGGCGACCGCCAGGTCTTCGCCGAGCTCTACGATCAGCACGCGCGCACGGTCTTCGCGCACGCCTACAGATCCACCGGGGACCGCGACCTCGCGGACGACATCGTCTCCCTGACCTTCCTCGAAGCCTGGCGGCTCCGCAAGAAGCTCCGCGACGAGGTCCTGCACCCGCGCGCCTGGCTGCTGGCGATCGCCACCAACGTCCTGCGCAATACCGCCCGCACCGCGCGCCGCCACCGCGAGGCCATGTCCCGCCTCCCCCGGCGCGACCCGATCCCCGACTTCGCCGACGAGGTGGTCGGCCGGATCGCGGACGCCGGGACGGCCGCCGCCGCCGTGCGCGCCCTGGACCAGCTGGGGGCCCCCGAGCGCGAGGTGTTCACCCTCGTCGTGTGGTCCGGACTCGGGTACGCGGAGGCCGCCCGTGTCCTGGGCATACCCGTCGGCACCGTCCGTTCGCGGCTCTCCCGCGTCCGGGACAAGCTCCGCCGGATCGTCGACACCGAGGATCCGCCGGAGCCACCGCGCGAACGCGCCGACCACCTCGCCGCCAGCCGTCAGCCCGTGGGGCACCACCAGGAGAGCCGGCCATGAACACCGCATCCACAGACCAGGACAGGTGGGACGAGCACTGCGAGCGCCGCGAACTGGCCCGCCTGCTGCCCCCGCCCCCGCACCCGGTCCCCTCCCTCGACGAGGTCGCCGCCCGCCGCGAGTTCCTGCTGAACGAGTTCGACCGCTCCCGCCCCCTCGTCGCCCTGACCTCCCGCTGGCGGGGCCTCACCCTGGCGGCCGCGGTCGCCACCGCCGCCACTCTCACGGCGGTGACGCTCACCCAGGGCACCGGCGCCTCGGCGAACCGGACGCCTCCCGCCACCGCCGCGTCCGTGGAACTCCTCGACCGGGCCGCCCGGGTCGCCTGGTCCGCCCCCCAGCCGCCGGCCCAGGACTCCCAGTTCACCTACCTCAGGACCGTCACCCACGCCGTCGCCCTCAGCGAGGCCGCCGACGGCCCGATGCGTCCGACGACCACCACCGCCGACACCGAGCAGTGGGCCTCCGTCGACGGCAGCCGGCCCGGCCTCACCCGCCGCACCGGCGCCGACCAGCCGCTCCCCTCCTCCACCGCCGGCTCCGCGTGGGCGTCCTCCTCCTACCGGGCGCTCGCCGCCCTGCCCACCGAACCCGACGTGCTGCTCGGGAGGATCCGCGCCGAGGCCGCGCACGACCGCGGTCCGGGCTCCGATTCGACGACCGAACCGGACCAGCAGACCTTCGTCGCCATCGGGGACCTGCTGCGCAGCAGCGTCGTGCCGCCCCGGCTGAGCGCCGCGCTCTACCGTGCGGCGGCCCGCATCCCCGGTGTGGTGACGGTCGACGACGCCGTCGACGCCGCCGGGCGCCACGGTGTGGCCGTGGCCCGCGTCCACGACGGCGAACGCTCGGAATGGATCTTCGACCACCGGACCATGCGCCTGCTCGGTACCCGCACGGTCCTTCTGAAGGACGGTCCGTGGGGCAAGGCGGGGGACGAGATGGAGTCGGCCGCCGTGGTCGCCTGGGGCATCGTGGACGCCCCCGGTGAAACCGCACCCCTGGAAGCAAGCCCCTGAGCCGATTCGGTCAGCCATTGACCGGACTATGCCGGAGCTATTGTGCGATCGGCGAATCCCGCGTTGGGTCGTGTCAGCACCGTACCGACACAACCGAGCAGGGGGGAAGTTGACCGTGCGTACATTCCGCACGCTCGCCGCCGTCACCACGGTCGCCGGCGCACTCGCGCTGGCGGCCCCGGCGGCCGTGGCAGCACCCGCAGGCCCGTCAGCACCGGCGTCCGGCGTCCCGGAGTCAGCCGGGCCGACGGACGCGAAGCCGTCCAAGCCGGTGATCGCCACCTACAGAGGCAAGAAGATCGACCTCTCGCAGGGCTGGGGGAGCGCCCGCGTCTGCACCGAGGTGACGGGTGGAGCCGTCTACTGCCACGACAGCATCGCCGAAGCCGACCAGGCGCTCGCCACCATCGACCCCGCCGCCCGGACCGCGCGGACGGCGCCCGCCGCCGCCGGCGTCGCGGTCTCCGACGCGGACTGCTCCTCGGGCTGGGTCTGCATCTGGGAGCACTCCAACTTCACGGGACCTCTCCTGCGCTGGTCGCAGTTCGGCACCAAGTACCTGTCCGACTGGGGTTTCCGGGACCGGGCCAGCTCGGCCTGCGCCTACAACTCGAACGGCGCGACCCTCTACGACGACCGCACCCTGCAGCCGGACCCCTCGCTCTACCTCGGCTGGGGCTGCTACGACCTCACGGGCCAGGGCTACCCCTACGGCGGCAACTGGAACGACCGGGTGGACTACCTCACGGTCAACTGACCGGCGCCCGTACCGCGCGGAAGGCCGAGGGCCGGCACCCGTTCCTTCCGGGTCCCGGCCCTCGGCCTTCGTCCTTCGCGCTCCCCCGCCGTCCGCCGTCGCGGTCCGCCCCCGTGGCCCGCCGTCGCGGTCCGCCGTCCGTCCCCGGGCCGCTGCGGGCTCAGGCCGCCAGCTCGGCCGCCAGCTCGGCAGCCTCCGCCGGGGCCTGCCCGGTCGGCTTCCTGTTCCGCATCACGACCGTCGCCAGAAGCGCCGCCGCCAGCACACCCGCCGCGCTCACCGTGAAGGTGGTCGACATCGAGGTGGTGAAGGCCTCCCGGGCCGCGTGCACCAGGCCCGCGTCCCCCTTGGCCTCGGCCAGTGCACCCACGATCGACTGCTTCGCCTGCTCCGAGGAGCCCGCCGGCATCTCGTCGGCGTAGCCGCCGGCCAGCATCGAGCCGAGGATCGCGATGCCCAGCGCGGTGCCCGCCTGCTGGATGGTGTCGTTCAGCGCCGAGCCGACACCCGCCTTCTCCGCCGGGATCTCGCCCATCAGCGCACCGACCGCGGCGGGCATCGCCAGGCCGGCGCCCAGGCCGAGGATCCCGAGGGCGGTCGCCGGGACGGCGAACCCGGTCTCCGCGTCCACCGTGGAGAAGAGGACGAACGCCCCGGCCATCATCAGCATGCCGACCAGCACCAGCGGCCGGTGGCCGATCTTCGCCGCCAGGCCGGCACCCGCGCCGTTGCCGATCAGGGCCGCGACCGCCATCGGCACGAAGGCCAGACCGGCCTTGACCGGCGAGTAGTCCAGCACGAACTGCAGGTACTGGGTGAGGACCAGCAGCAGGCCGCCGTTGCCGATCTGGACCAGGGTCAGCGAGAGCGAACCACCGCTGAAGTTGCGCTTCTTGAAGAGCGCCAGCGGGACCATCGGCTCCGCCGCCACGTTCTCCCAGATCAGGAACCCGCCGAGCGCCACGACCGCGATCCCCAGGGTGATCAGCGAGTTGCCCTCGAACGCGCCGTGCTTCGGGATCTCGATGATCCACCAGATCAGCGCGGTCATGCCGACCGCCGACAGCACCGCGCCCAGCGGGTCCGGCTTCTGCCACGGGCCCTTGGACTCCGGCATCAGGACCAGGGCGGCGGTGATGGCGAGCACGACGACGGGCACGTTGATGAGGAAGATCGAGTGCCAGGAGAAGTGGTCGATCAGCACGCCGCCGAGCACCGGGCTGCCGACCAGGCCGAGCATCGAGACCGAGCCCCAGGCCGCCATGGCCTTGCCGCGCTCGTCCTCCTCGAACACCGTGATCAGGATCGACAGGGTCGACGGCATGATCAGCGCGCCGCCCACACCCATGGCCACCCGGCTCGCGATGACCTCACCCGGGTTGCTGCAGACCGTCGCCGCCAGCGACGCCGCTCCGAAGAGCAGCAGCCCGATGACCATCACCTTCCGCCGGCCGAACCGGTCCCCCAGGCTTCCGGAGGTCAGCAGCAGACCGGCGAAGACCAGGATGTAGGAGTCGAGGATCCACTGCGTGTCCTGCGCGGTGGCGTTCAGGTCCTCGGTCATGGACGGCACCGCCACCGTCAGCGCCATGCTGTCGACCACCAGGACCAGCGTGCTGAGGCACAGCACGATCAGGATCCACCAGCGACGTGGGTTGCGGGCTTCCATGGTTTTCCCCTCCGGCTTGCGTACGTCGTTCCGTCGTTGCGCACACTGTACGCAGAGCGGAACAGTGTGCGCAACCCCTGCATGGCGTGCGCATATCCGAACGGTGTGCGCACCAGTGGTTCCTGTACGCTGAATGCGCACGGTGTACGCAGCGAACTCCTTGCCGACCGACCGAGGGAGGACCGGCCGATGGCCGCGACAACGAACCCGATCCCGTCCGTATGGGCCCGCCGGCAGCGCGAACCCGAACAGCCGACGCTCAACCGCGCCGCGATCG from Kitasatospora sp. NBC_00458 includes:
- a CDS encoding alpha/beta fold hydrolase, which produces MSAEQTPWTGTVPTDDTALAVTDTGGPGRPVVYLNGSYADQAHWKRVTADLGGGFRHITFDERARGRSDRSADYSFEACLRDIDAVLEARGVDRPILVGWSYGAMLAVHWASRNPDRAVGAVSVDGALPHEWLDDAAREQIRKLFRRMSPLFPIARPLGLAARMSAAQHAEINIEANELCAPAVLYPVLDRLTVPVRYVLASGGNLGGDPELMERIRANLDPVLDRNPNIRIAAKVPSNHSKILRRDFRAVADAVREIAAPRERERATTLDREVG
- a CDS encoding DUF4097 family beta strand repeat-containing protein — its product is MRNFATTAPIATVLDIPAGRIRLIAADRTDTTVEVLPADASKSRDLKAAEQTTVDYRDGVLRIETAPAKNQLFGPSGAVEVTVRLPAGSRVEAKTASAELRGVGRLGDVGYEGAHGTVKLDETAAARLTLQAGDITVGRLGGPAEISTRKGDLHITEATHGTVTLHTESGDVTIGAARGVSASLDAGTTHGRIDNALTNHGTTTLTIHATTAHGDITARSL
- a CDS encoding aldo/keto reductase; the encoded protein is MNAVLGLGTYRVRAVGAAARTALSAGASLLDTAPNYAHGHAHRDLAAVLAEYPGVRVSTKTGFDPRGHHSIAAEFVRSQTEQSLAVLGRADLVFVHNPERSDHGRRQLHRNLLAAFAVLEEFAHAGRIGGYGVATWSGFTSQAFTVAELVGLACVAAGSRNHHLGGVQMPVSLVMAEPVTQALAGTGPLSDAREAGITSFASAPLHGGELPALMTPELVNLIQPGSDPHAAAFHLVGACPGLDVVLASISSRAHWDAAATALARPIPRDRLRKVLDVLSAG
- a CDS encoding JmjC domain-containing protein — protein: MHHAASWAVRLGGGTFLTQVLHRSYAVFPAEGADPGSLLSWDDLNSIVATYRMEAPRLRLSQDGETVPSGRYSAPVTNRRGVTWNRVHPAELHARLAEGASLVVDAVDEIHPPVRAAAEALERFFGTPVQANAYASWTEREGFGRHWDDHDVVVVQQQGAKRWRLWEPTRTAPTYRDVESPKEPGGEPIADIVLGPGDVLYLPRGWWHTVTADQGTESLHLTFGLVTHTGAGIISWLADQMHADDVVRLDVPRHADPAAKAAYLDALRTAMSTALSDTELIDRWADSIDTTHFGRPAPSLPYVADLPPSPEVTVRITAARAKLTAGTTAGTVTLAAAGTEWEFAQRATPVLRLLLRGEPVTIGDLASAAGLEVDDVADVLTVLIKGQAACVVGAKS
- a CDS encoding helix-turn-helix transcriptional regulator; its protein translation is MLAARRERLIALRVSAGYTQETLAAAMDVDRTTVGRWERGAWLPRPWQMPKLAALLNIGAAELAGLLGPLEPTRRAGGSGTAGAVTSPGDITEQDRLRASNEPGLDGIVPPTGAGGTTMALMDGGVRVGCRTEDGRIIFVSIPRRATLRGTTAAGTALFSGPSAPGARALPPALSTDMHPVESLRSLRRSLVECDNVLGPREVVATAQEHVRLIQQLRREASGQDRKSLLHVQAEYAEFCSWLYQDSGDHRAAQYWTDRAADWANACGDLELAAYIMARKAQLAGDMRDSVEAIDLAASAQRLARPGSRLSAMGAVYGAHGHALLGDELTAQRTFDQALELLARPPEAPIGRGRWLNEAYIEAQRARSLSLLGRHHEAVAGFDRAIRSLPANYRRDRGVYLARSAASQLATQGPEQAATTAHAALSIAAGTGSARIFTELACLDSKLPKWQAVPEVARFRQALDSYLFHEV
- a CDS encoding RibD family protein, translated to MPRPFVLLSVATSIDGHIDDTSPERLLLSNAEDFDRVDQVRAESDAILIGGNTLRSDNPRLLVNSEERRAARVAAGKPEFPLKVTVSASGDLSRDLKFWHFGDKKVVYTTDAAAPKLRETLAGLADVVSTGATIDFGALLDDLATRGVERLMVEGGGQIHTQFLAQGLADEIHLAIAPLVVGDASAPRFLHPADYPGGSTHRMRLIDVQQLGDVVVLRYAPGQASA
- a CDS encoding RNA polymerase sigma factor is translated as MSSKQAQPGDRQVFAELYDQHARTVFAHAYRSTGDRDLADDIVSLTFLEAWRLRKKLRDEVLHPRAWLLAIATNVLRNTARTARRHREAMSRLPRRDPIPDFADEVVGRIADAGTAAAAVRALDQLGAPEREVFTLVVWSGLGYAEAARVLGIPVGTVRSRLSRVRDKLRRIVDTEDPPEPPRERADHLAASRQPVGHHQESRP
- a CDS encoding CU044_5270 family protein, coding for MNTASTDQDRWDEHCERRELARLLPPPPHPVPSLDEVAARREFLLNEFDRSRPLVALTSRWRGLTLAAAVATAATLTAVTLTQGTGASANRTPPATAASVELLDRAARVAWSAPQPPAQDSQFTYLRTVTHAVALSEAADGPMRPTTTTADTEQWASVDGSRPGLTRRTGADQPLPSSTAGSAWASSSYRALAALPTEPDVLLGRIRAEAAHDRGPGSDSTTEPDQQTFVAIGDLLRSSVVPPRLSAALYRAAARIPGVVTVDDAVDAAGRHGVAVARVHDGERSEWIFDHRTMRLLGTRTVLLKDGPWGKAGDEMESAAVVAWGIVDAPGETAPLEASP
- a CDS encoding peptidase inhibitor family I36 protein; the protein is MRTFRTLAAVTTVAGALALAAPAAVAAPAGPSAPASGVPESAGPTDAKPSKPVIATYRGKKIDLSQGWGSARVCTEVTGGAVYCHDSIAEADQALATIDPAARTARTAPAAAGVAVSDADCSSGWVCIWEHSNFTGPLLRWSQFGTKYLSDWGFRDRASSACAYNSNGATLYDDRTLQPDPSLYLGWGCYDLTGQGYPYGGNWNDRVDYLTVN